TTTGAGAATTATGTACTCCTAGATTTTTTTTGAGGCAACTTATGTACTCCTAGATGACTTTCATATTAATTTTCTTGACCCGAAGCATTCTATTGACCTGAAGCATGGCCGGCCGGGAATGAGCAACATGGTACCGAGCCTATCAAACACTCACCTGGCCCATTCGGCCCAGGGTCCAGGACGACCGCCCCCATTCCTCTCTCCATTCAAAATCCCCTCCCGTTCATTCCAAACTCCAGCCTCTCCAGTAATCGATCCCCTTTCTCTCCCTCTCCTTTCTCCAGCCAACAAACATGGTAAAGAAGCAGGAACCCTCCACCCCGGCGGCCGGCGGGACGCAGTGGAAGGGGCGGCTGCGCTCGCACCACGCGACTCCGCTCAATTCTCCGTCTCCGTGGATCCAGTCCCCATCCAGGAACCGGGACGAGGACGCGGAGGCCTCCAAGTTCAAGAAGCAGGCCGCCCCCACAACCCCGGGGAGAAGCCGATGCACCCGCGACGAGAGCGGCGGAGCTGCGGGACGACCTCCGAAGGCTCTCCCACGCCGGTCGGCGCGGCTTACCGGCCGGGATCCGGACCACCATATTGTGCTCGACGAGGCGGAAGAGGTATAGGGGGGCAAATCTCTTCCTGGTTGCAGATACCGGCTCCAATCTGGGGGCACGGGATGTTACGTTTATGTGCTTAGTTTCCTCCTCTTCTGCGCATTTTAGTTGCCTGAGAAGGAGATTTGGCCACGTTGTTTAGATCTTTCTCCACTAGTTAGACAAAACCCAATTTTCTTCCCAAAATTTGTCACCATTTCTTGATTTCTGGGGATTCCGTGACAACAACCAACTATCAATGGTTTAACATATTCCAGTATGTCATGCTACCAAGTACAATCTTGCTCTATTCCTTATATATTCTACTTATCCAACAACAGATTAGTTTCTTCCACCCCCCAAAACAAAGATTAGTTTATATGCCACTAATAGTTTGTTCACCCGCCTCTTGATTTTATCCATTTCATGCCTGTCCGATCATCATATTAATAATCTAACATGCTTGCTAACTGGACTGCTTCATCCATTTCACGGTTGGCACTTGATTACAAATATCATAGTTTATCATTGGATGATTCTGTTCGGATCTTTCAATGGCATAGCTTGCGGCAACAGTGTTTAAGTTTTACCTTCTGTTGCAGGAATGCGAAGTCAGGGGTAACCAATGGGCGATTACGCCTGTTCAGAGATCTACACGGTTCCAACGAGGTGATAAGAGTGTGAGCAAGCCCTTAGTGGAGAAGCAAAGTCACCACAAACTGCTGCCGTTCACACCAAATCCCCGCGACATTCCCCATAACAGCAAGACTCAAAATGCTGTTAAGAAAGACAAAAAACTAGAGAATCCACCAAGGAGTAGCCAGAGAATTGCTGCAGTAAAAGCTTCTGCAAGGATGGAAAAACACAATAAGCTCCAGACAGTGTATGAAGATTCCCAAGATGCTCCTGCCAGGAGAAAGACTGCAGATGCATCTTACAAAAAGAGTGAGATGCAAGAGCCAAAGCCCAGTCGTGGTGAGGAGCTGACAGGAAAGAGGAAGAGAGGCACCGGAAGAAAGCAGGCATCAAGGAAACAAACTCACAAGGAGCACAAATCTGATTGTCAAGAAATTGTACCCATCACTGAACCCAGAAACATCATCCACAAGAAGAGTGAAAATAATCCTTCTTCCATAGTGCAGCCTAAAATTGGTGATGATATACTGATGAACACCAAGGAATGCAGTGAAGAGCTAAGCGGGATTAAAGAAGGGGTACAGCAACAGTGTTGCGCGTCAGATGAATGGACAGAAGAGCAGGACACTATATTGCGCCAGGCTTACTTCACTGCTCGACCATCCCCACATTTCTGGAAGAAAGTTTCTAAAATGGTATTTCCAATCCTTCGATTTTGTTCATTTAGTGGTTTGATGATCATATCTTGGTAGTTGCAGACCTGTTTGATATCTAGTTGCACAAGCTGCCTTGAGAAAGCATAATAATAAATAATTAGAATGCTGCAGTTAAAATGTTGCTCTCAGAATGGGGTTTCCAGTTTTAAAAATGTGCATGAATGTGCATGAGTTATTCATGGATCTTGGTGCTAGACTTTGTGATATTCCACTGCATTGTTTTGTTGAGTTCCTTTTGTTAAGCAGTCAATATAAATCATGTATACAACATTGAAtgtccaacaacaacaacaataacaacaaagcctttcagtcccaaacaagttggagtAGGCTAGAGTTGAACATACTGAAAACACTTCCAGAGTCTAACTACAACATACCAGTAGTGTCTGAATGATGAATAAGTCAAATAGTAGCAGTAGGATAGTTGTATAGTTTGTTGGACTTCTGTGTTCTTCCATTTTTGGCTTTCTTTTCTGCCTTTGTTTGAAGGCTGTAAGTTCGGTGTCATTTGGATGTTTTCTTCTAATACGAGATGATGCATATTTAGGCGCGTATCTGAGAAATGAAAAATTGTAGAGAGCGTTTTCTGGGAATGTGGACAGCTGGTAATATTTACAAGGGTTGGTTAATAATCATACTGAAACATAACATTTCACGCtgtatttgtttttttgcattgaAGGGGAAGAATTAAcagtcaatagaatgttgtctgTTTATTATTTAATGTGCACATGTGAGTGATCCTCTCATCACATGTTGACACCAACATGGATGTGAAAAACTGGTCATCAGAAGATTGTTAATGTTGCTAGATACAAGATACATGCAAAAACAAAAATACTTTGAGCACAGGTTCAAAAAATATAGTACTGTGAGCTTAGATAACTAACATTTTGGTGCTGCTCTTTTAGTAGTCTCACATGGAATTGATTTCAGCCATTTCTAGTGATGCTTACCACATGTCATATCCGACAACATGTCACGTTGCTTTGACAATCTATTTTGTACTTCAATACTCAAAGTAGTATGTCCTATAGATTACTCAGTATTTTCCTAGGTGACTTGTTACTTTATTATTTTTGTTAGTTCAGCAATTTGACACACATCCTTTCAGGTCCCAGGGAAATCTGCTGAAGACTGCTTCAATCGAGTTCATGCTGACCTCTCAACGCCCACTCCAATCGCCCCTCGTCCTCGAAGTAAAACACAGTTTTCTCCTCTAGCACATTTCACATTGTCTGATCCAAAGTTTCCAAACCTTTTGGAACCTCTAGCCGGAAGACCAAGGACTGCCAAACAAAAGAGCCTATTAGCACAGAAGACAGTGAGACATTTGCTTAAGAAGCATTCCCTCATTGACCAAGCTCAAGAGGCTGATCACTTCTCGCTATTTGAAACTTCACCGTCTGCTTTACAATTGAACATTCCTCTTGACGATTCTCCTGGGACCCCTGACAATTATCTAAAGTCCTTTTCCCTGCACAAGTACAGCGCGAGTTCTTCAGCACGTAAGAGACCGTTGTCAAGGTTGAAAACTAAGCAAGCTGAACCGAGTCCAGCAGTTCTGAAGCCTCTAAAGAATACTGTTTTGCATGAGAAGTACATTAATCAGTTGACCCGAAGAGATGGCGCAAAAAAGCCTCGTAAGAAGGCTGCTGGCACCAATGCAACTGATCCTGAGAGGCCTCTCTCGGAGCAGCGAGCTGGTAGTGTGAAGGCTGCAAAGAATGCTCTCATTTCAGAAGCAACAGACTTCATAGGCCAGTTTAAGAAGTTGCAAGCCAATTCCCTTGCACACGTTCTGGAAAACAGTGAAGACGACGAGGATAATTCGGTGTAGTGTCATACTAGTGGTTCCAAGCTGCTTTTGGCATATAATACTTGCCCCTCAATGTTAAAGCAGCTAGATAGCATGTTATCAACTAACTTTAGCTAGTACAATAAGACTGTAAGAGACTGACGATAAGTCACGGATTTTATCGCTCAGTGTATTCTGTCAAGGAAGCTATCAACGCATTTCTAGCATATGAAGGTCATGGTTATCACTTAGTATCACATACTACAACTTTTGTGTGAATAAAAGAACATACAACTATGTTCACTTCATTTTTTGTACATTTCAGGCCCATTTACATTCAGTTAAACTGTTTGTGATGCATGCTTTATAATAAGACCAGAAATGGCATGCAAGGTAATTCTCAGAGCTAATAAAAGAATGTTATTCCCTATGTCAACAAAATATGGCTGATGATCGTACAGACAATGTGATATATACTGTTAATCATTCTTTTAATAAAGCCTATGCAGGTCAGGTGTTCCTCACTTCCTCTAATAGATTTATATTGCCTCAAATAGTCCTTTTTCACACAACAGCTCGAGGCGTGCAAGAGAAATACATCCATTTCGTTCTTGATATTCTTTTCCCACATAATTATAAATTTTCCGAAGTCCCTTAGTTCGAAACATAGGAAGGTTTTGCTTTTACCAAAAGATCAACCAAACGATTACATCCCACAATGGTTAATCCAGGCCACGAATAGTTCTAAGGCATCATCATGCAAAAGGTATGCCATGTTCTGTCAACTAATTACACAACACAATTCGAAGACACACAATAAATTATTGGGAATAGAGAGTCTGAAAAGGCTAACAAAACATGCATAACAATAAACTAAACTAATGTCATCGCAAAATGGGTACTCGATCATAAGTAAACGCTCATCCGGACAAGGGGAGGTAGaaagtactacctccatccgggtttattcgtcgtctttgtttttatgccatatattGACTGTAGATTTGGCTGATAAAATATAAGTTGTATGTCACAAaacttatattgttggattcatattcGAAACGGGTTTTCAGTGATACTATGTTTGATCTAAAATAAATCTGGACAGAGATAGTAACATTTAAGTGTTCTTCAGTAATCGAGGCCCACTACTTTTTCAGTTCACTAGTCTTTACTTATGTTGGTCATAgtggagtaacttagctagtaacgtAATGCATCGCAatacaagtttgcttatgtggcaagcatTTAATGAGAAGATAGGTGTTTGCAGTAGTAACATAATGCACCTCAAagcaaaatgagtttttttttgcaggtgaaagcaaaatgagtctacatcTAAATAAATGAAGACTGCACGACACCAGTAACATATGCGTGATACTAGTATATGGTACtacccactatgagtagcctaacaTAATGCACCTcaaagcaaaatgagtctacatcTAAATAAATGAAGTATTGCATGACACTACACATACATTACTACTCATTATGTAtatattagggcatctccaacaccgacccGCATACGTTCCGCATGCGTCCGGACCGTGTTGTCCGGACATCAGAAGTCATCCAATGCGGGCCTGTATTGGTCCGCGGCACAGTCCGGACGTGATTTCTCCTGCAAACCAGAGACAAatgcgtgggggggggggtggggggcttTGTGGGAGTCCGAACCAATCCCACGCTCGCTTTTGACACCCTTGGCCCACCAAAACCCCTTCTCTCGCCTGCGCACGTTCCTcttggcgccagctgcccgcattcatactGCTGTAGAGCGCGTCGCTCAACATTGAAGACGGCTCAAGGCGGAAGCGACCTCGCACTgtctccgccattgaagcggcgcgccggccatgGGCACTGCCCGCGACGTGTCTCTGGTGTCCGCGCATGTTCAATGCATGCATGACTGGACGGAACGGGACGGATATCTAACACGCCCGTTCAATGCCGTTGTCCGTCTGTATGCTGCCACTAAGCAGGCTCGCtggccgagaaacccactccgacGCGTCCGAGGTCTCCGAGGACGAGGACGATACCACCATGGATACGGGCTCCGATGACACCACCCGACTCCCGCGCCTCCTGTGCATgccggcttcaccatggagcaggaACAGGCACACTACAACGTCGCCATTGCGGAAGTGCGGCTTGCGCTAGCGCCTTTGTCGGTGTTCCAGCAGGCGCAAGAGGAACAGTGGTACAACCTGTTCCTCATGGAGCAGCATCGGCTGGCTGAGGGCCAGATCTACGACAAGTGTGCGAGCGAGGATGCCGTGGCAAAACATAACTTCGTCGCGGAGCAGCGTACCATCTACAATGTCGTCCGCGCTCAAGCCGCCACTCGCCAGGAAGCGGCCGCCGTGGAGGCACGGTTGCAGGTGATCGCGGACGAGAACAACGCCAACTGCGCCTCCTACGCGCCGCCGACGAACCATCAGTTGGTCTCGTGGGATGGCAACAACGTCGACGCCACCATTTCCATCatggacctcacgtccaccggcGACGGGCAGGTCGCgtactcctccgaggatgagtagacCACGGGAGGCAGCAGGACCTTGTGTCCCATGTGGGCCAGTTCGTCTCCCGtgctctactcttcctcgccggagaccgaaCCTTCACTTCATCGATCTTATCGCCGGTGCTCATGGAGACGGCGGATGGAGGACAACACGGGCTTGGACGCCAGGCGCCGCCACCGTAGGATAAGTTTAGGGTCAGGTCGTTTTCTTTTTCTaaatgtttgaaatgtaatgaaaatccacCGTGATTGTATGAAacccgtcatgtttatatgaaatctggtcttgcttgcacgaatttcatccggtttgttGAAAAAGAGTTTGAAATGTATATGGCTACGCTTAGATGGTGGCCTCTCGCATCCGTGTCCGCGGATTGGTCCCGTATGCGTGAGAAAATTTGCAAGTTGTCGTTGAAGATGCCCTTGCTACTCATTATTATGAAGGTACTGTAGTAACACATGCATGCCTAATCTAAGTTGATTCTCGCTGTTACCAGCCTACAGCCTAAGTAAAGCGCTGTGTAACATGGCCCGTACGCTGCCCCTCCGCCGGCTCAGGGACACCCAGTGCTCATCGCCAGGCTTGG
The sequence above is drawn from the Triticum aestivum cultivar Chinese Spring chromosome 7A, IWGSC CS RefSeq v2.1, whole genome shotgun sequence genome and encodes:
- the LOC123147789 gene encoding uncharacterized protein, coding for MVKKQEPSTPAAGGTQWKGRLRSHHATPLNSPSPWIQSPSRNRDEDAEASKFKKQAAPTTPGRSRCTRDESGGAAGRPPKALPRRSARLTGRDPDHHIVLDEAEEECEVRGNQWAITPVQRSTRFQRGDKSVSKPLVEKQSHHKLLPFTPNPRDIPHNSKTQNAVKKDKKLENPPRSSQRIAAVKASARMEKHNKLQTVYEDSQDAPARRKTADASYKKSEMQEPKPSRGEELTGKRKRGTGRKQASRKQTHKEHKSDCQEIVPITEPRNIIHKKSENNPSSIVQPKIGDDILMNTKECSEELSGIKEGVQQQCCASDEWTEEQDTILRQAYFTARPSPHFWKKVSKMVPGKSAEDCFNRVHADLSTPTPIAPRPRSKTQFSPLAHFTLSDPKFPNLLEPLAGRPRTAKQKSLLAQKTVRHLLKKHSLIDQAQEADHFSLFETSPSALQLNIPLDDSPGTPDNYLKSFSLHKYSASSSARKRPLSRLKTKQAEPSPAVLKPLKNTVLHEKYINQLTRRDGAKKPRKKAAGTNATDPERPLSEQRAGSVKAAKNALISEATDFIGQFKKLQANSLAHVLENSEDDEDNSV